A window from Leptothermofonsia sichuanensis E412 encodes these proteins:
- a CDS encoding Crp/Fnr family transcriptional regulator, translating into MLQSPVSRTTQQPTLRQLLEELYQGRNLCAYRAGQPIPMATQDIWIVCRGVVQLSTLYPSGDEALLGLAGPSMPFGMPLTLIHPYQATALSDVDLMSFSMAEIEQSPTLAREIFHHLGRRLRQTEAMLAMVGCRRVEDRLRQLLLLLQMEVGQPVAEGTRLSVRLTHQHLASAIGTTRVTVTRLLGQLREEGRLIIDDNRHIILPLGANL; encoded by the coding sequence CAGTCTCCAGAACTACCCAGCAGCCTACTCTGAGGCAGCTTTTGGAGGAACTGTACCAGGGACGGAATCTTTGTGCCTATCGTGCGGGGCAACCAATTCCGATGGCGACCCAGGACATTTGGATCGTCTGCCGCGGAGTGGTTCAATTGAGTACTCTCTATCCCAGTGGAGATGAAGCTTTATTAGGTCTTGCAGGTCCATCAATGCCATTTGGGATGCCTCTAACGCTCATTCATCCCTATCAGGCAACGGCTCTATCAGATGTCGATTTAATGAGCTTTTCGATGGCAGAAATTGAACAATCGCCAACGCTGGCACGGGAAATCTTTCATCACCTGGGTCGCCGATTAAGGCAAACGGAAGCGATGCTGGCAATGGTGGGGTGTCGCAGGGTGGAGGATCGGTTGCGTCAGTTGCTGCTGCTACTCCAGATGGAAGTGGGTCAGCCTGTTGCTGAAGGTACGCGCCTGAGTGTTCGCTTAACCCATCAGCACTTAGCCAGCGCAATTGGAACCACTCGAGTAACCGTGACTCGTCTTCTGGGTCAACTTCGGGAAGAAGGCCGGTTGATTATTGATGATAACCGCCACATTATCCTGCCCCTGGGGGCAAACCTATAG
- a CDS encoding septal ring lytic transglycosylase RlpA family protein, with the protein MPIFGLVWVASWVGCFFPSSQEMLQPPSYPACVLSAQPADSPNRSLKQPVSLTAKLQPVVNPASLPQAKRQKMVPNSARTGRHGTAQTSTPKGFLPTRSVSSVRNFSQTSQVQSPLESSHLLLTFRNLLSGVQASFKISDSPQVAVAVVARRAVSGRLTDTRQSGSERCALIPDSGKSPVAKPPEHFQVRFKGRIVGEAPDQQQAQLIAQQLEQWLADPDLERTQLQPGLVDGMPAVKLGDRVLFSLNRALVQNEHCNLEMLAIQWANNLRTALSEPPLTLVEAQERIYGLEATGEVIQGLASWYGPYFHGRQTATGEVYDQNDFTAAHPSLPFDTYLKVTNQLNDKSVIVRINDRGPYIDDRTLDLSREAARYLDSETSGVVPVEAVIMKPRPVQASQTVANSKL; encoded by the coding sequence ATGCCAATTTTTGGACTTGTGTGGGTTGCCTCCTGGGTAGGATGTTTCTTCCCATCCAGTCAGGAAATGCTTCAGCCACCCAGCTATCCAGCCTGTGTTCTGTCGGCTCAGCCTGCGGATAGCCCCAATCGTTCCTTGAAGCAGCCAGTTTCACTGACTGCAAAACTTCAACCAGTCGTTAATCCTGCATCTCTTCCTCAGGCGAAGAGGCAGAAAATGGTCCCTAATTCTGCCAGAACGGGGCGTCATGGGACGGCTCAAACCTCAACACCGAAAGGATTCCTGCCGACCAGATCCGTATCTTCGGTCAGAAATTTCTCGCAAACATCCCAGGTTCAATCACCCCTGGAATCAAGCCATTTATTGCTCACCTTCAGGAATCTATTGTCAGGGGTACAGGCTTCTTTCAAGATTTCAGACTCTCCTCAAGTGGCAGTCGCTGTGGTTGCGCGTCGTGCTGTTTCAGGCAGGTTAACGGATACCAGGCAGTCTGGTTCCGAGCGATGTGCTCTCATACCAGACTCAGGCAAATCTCCTGTTGCCAAACCGCCAGAGCATTTTCAGGTCAGGTTCAAAGGGCGGATTGTAGGTGAAGCGCCAGATCAGCAACAGGCGCAGTTAATTGCTCAACAACTGGAGCAATGGCTGGCTGATCCAGACCTGGAGCGAACCCAGCTACAACCGGGGTTAGTGGATGGTATGCCTGCCGTGAAGCTGGGCGATCGCGTTCTCTTCAGCCTGAACCGCGCCCTGGTTCAAAACGAACACTGCAACCTCGAAATGCTGGCAATTCAGTGGGCCAACAACCTGAGGACGGCTCTGTCGGAACCTCCTTTAACTTTAGTAGAAGCGCAGGAACGGATTTATGGGCTGGAAGCCACCGGAGAAGTTATTCAGGGACTGGCTTCCTGGTATGGTCCCTACTTTCACGGGCGGCAGACGGCCACTGGCGAAGTCTATGATCAAAACGACTTCACAGCAGCTCATCCATCGTTGCCGTTTGATACCTACTTAAAAGTAACCAATCAGCTCAACGATAAATCAGTCATTGTTCGCATCAATGACCGGGGACCCTACATTGATGATCGCACCCTCGACCTTTCCCGCGAAGCAGCCCGCTATCTTGATAGTGAAACATCAGGGGTTGTGCCCGTCGAAGCCGTCATTATGAAACCCAGGCCGGTTCAGGCATCCCAAACGGTTGCCAATTCAAAGCTATAG
- a CDS encoding helix-turn-helix domain-containing protein: MPAPLSVDLRQRIMAAYEAQEGSQRQLAERFKVSLSFIRDLRRHYCETGTVEPKAHGGGAIAKLGKEQLPIVEALVTAQPDALLKELCERFAQQSGVEVSISTMQQAVSKLKLSVKKKH, translated from the coding sequence ATGCCCGCCCCTCTGTCAGTTGATCTACGGCAACGAATCATGGCAGCCTATGAAGCTCAAGAAGGATCACAACGGCAACTGGCAGAGCGCTTCAAGGTGAGCTTATCGTTCATTCGAGATCTAAGGCGACACTATTGTGAGACAGGCACCGTGGAGCCTAAAGCGCACGGAGGAGGAGCCATTGCCAAGTTGGGCAAAGAGCAGTTGCCCATCGTTGAAGCCCTAGTCACGGCTCAACCGGATGCCCTACTCAAGGAGTTGTGTGAACGCTTTGCCCAACAAAGTGGAGTGGAGGTGAGTATATCAACCATGCAACAGGCTGTGTCTAAGCTCAAGCTCAGCGTCAAAAAAAAACACTGA
- a CDS encoding IS630 family transposase yields MRFAYRLWSFTIDPRNLVFIDETGIHLAMTRLSGRAPIGERLYDTEAPGDGGKNISLIGGMSIDGLIASMSIVGSVNTDVFLFYIQEILIPQLWVGAIVLMDNLPVHHASVVQAAIESVGAKVVFLPPYSPDLSPIELCWSKLKQLLRSAKARTQEALDQALTRIINECISADDALGWFNHCGLFI; encoded by the coding sequence TTGCGGTTTGCTTATCGCCTGTGGAGTTTTACAATCGACCCGCGCAACTTGGTTTTCATTGATGAAACGGGCATCCATCTGGCAATGACTCGTTTGTCTGGTCGTGCCCCCATCGGTGAACGCTTGTATGACACTGAGGCTCCTGGCGATGGGGGCAAGAATATCTCGTTGATTGGTGGCATGAGTATTGATGGGTTGATTGCTAGCATGAGTATTGTTGGCAGTGTCAATACTGACGTGTTCTTGTTCTACATCCAGGAGATTCTGATTCCGCAATTGTGGGTAGGGGCGATCGTGCTGATGGATAATCTACCCGTGCATCATGCTTCAGTCGTGCAAGCGGCAATTGAATCGGTTGGAGCCAAGGTTGTGTTTCTGCCGCCTTATTCCCCAGACCTTTCACCGATTGAACTATGTTGGTCAAAACTCAAGCAGCTCCTGCGTTCAGCCAAGGCTCGAACGCAGGAAGCGCTCGACCAAGCTTTAACCAGGATTATCAACGAGTGTATTTCTGCTGACGATGCCCTTGGCTGGTTCAATCACTGTGGCTTATTCATCTGA
- the rppA gene encoding two-component system response regulator RppA, with the protein MRILLVDDEAEMANPLSHVLSQQGYEVDVAYDGGRGSQLAQENHYDLLILDWMLPKFSGLEICQQLRSRGDTTPVLFLTAKDTLDDRVEGLDAGADDYLVKPFELRELLARVRALLRRPPTLESVALPRRLRVDDLELDTVNQLAYRHGRTIELSEKETQLLAYLMRHPNQLLTHDQIHQYLWGDSNEKPTSNALAAQIRLLRRKVEAKGEPPLINTVYGRGYRLGSFGEGGEE; encoded by the coding sequence ATGCGAATTCTTTTAGTTGATGACGAAGCTGAAATGGCAAACCCGCTGAGCCATGTTTTGAGTCAGCAGGGGTATGAGGTTGATGTCGCTTACGATGGTGGTCGGGGAAGCCAGTTGGCACAAGAGAACCATTACGACCTGTTGATTCTAGACTGGATGTTGCCTAAATTTTCAGGGTTGGAGATTTGCCAGCAGTTGCGATCGCGGGGCGATACCACCCCTGTTCTTTTCCTGACAGCAAAAGACACGCTGGATGATCGGGTAGAGGGACTTGATGCTGGAGCAGACGATTATCTGGTCAAACCGTTTGAACTGCGGGAGTTGCTTGCCAGGGTGCGGGCCTTGCTCCGCCGTCCACCTACGCTGGAGTCTGTGGCTTTGCCCCGCCGTCTGCGGGTGGATGATCTGGAACTGGATACAGTCAATCAACTGGCATATCGGCATGGGCGGACCATTGAGCTATCCGAGAAAGAAACCCAATTGCTGGCATATTTGATGCGTCACCCCAACCAACTGCTTACCCATGACCAGATTCATCAGTACCTTTGGGGTGATAGCAACGAGAAGCCAACCAGCAATGCCCTCGCCGCTCAGATCCGCCTGTTACGCCGAAAAGTGGAAGCAAAAGGTGAACCTCCCCTGATTAATACCGTCTATGGCAGAGGATATCGTTTAGGCTCCTTCGGTGAAGGGGGGGAAGAATGA
- a CDS encoding helix-turn-helix domain-containing protein, with protein MAGVTSVKVKESLDELVQQLQQVETPKDKERLQVLYWLKQEKPPSIGAIAKAIGKHRNTVGRWLLQYREGGVSAMLERKVSSGGVRKIPQWAEEALAKRLKNSEHGFASYGAVQQWLAEELGVEAEYHAVYQMTRYRLQAKLKVARPQNIKQDCERRESFKKTLQMTWSC; from the coding sequence ATGGCTGGAGTCACCTCGGTTAAAGTCAAAGAAAGTCTCGATGAGCTAGTCCAACAATTGCAACAAGTGGAAACACCAAAGGACAAGGAACGCCTGCAAGTGCTGTACTGGCTCAAACAGGAAAAGCCACCCAGCATTGGTGCGATTGCCAAGGCGATCGGGAAACATCGCAATACAGTAGGGAGATGGTTATTGCAGTATCGGGAAGGTGGGGTGAGTGCCATGCTGGAACGTAAAGTGTCGTCTGGCGGTGTCCGCAAGATTCCACAATGGGCGGAAGAGGCACTGGCTAAGCGATTAAAGAACTCGGAACATGGATTTGCCAGTTATGGAGCTGTGCAACAGTGGTTAGCGGAGGAGTTGGGTGTCGAAGCGGAGTATCATGCGGTATACCAAATGACGCGCTATCGCCTCCAAGCGAAGCTGAAAGTGGCTCGTCCGCAAAATATCAAGCAGGATTGTGAACGGCGCGAATCATTTAAAAAAACCTTGCAGATGACCTGGAGTTGTTGA
- a CDS encoding IS630 family transposase: MSQYARQVIQEERPIRYFAQDESRFGLKTLIGRLITACGIKPIGQWLWLFKAFWLYGAVEPATGESFFLQFSHVDTACYQAFLEEFSKAYPDSLNILQVDNGRFHSSKDLVVPENVILLFQPAYCPELNPIERLWEYLKADLKWASFKTLEQLQAKVDQLLAQLTPEVIASITGYSFILNALSALNPI, encoded by the coding sequence TTGAGCCAGTATGCTCGGCAAGTCATCCAGGAGGAGCGTCCTATCCGTTATTTTGCTCAGGATGAAAGTCGCTTTGGACTCAAAACCCTGATTGGGCGCTTGATTACTGCTTGTGGTATCAAACCGATTGGGCAATGGCTATGGTTGTTCAAAGCGTTTTGGCTCTATGGGGCCGTCGAACCAGCAACCGGAGAGTCGTTTTTCTTGCAATTCTCCCATGTGGATACTGCTTGCTATCAAGCGTTCCTCGAGGAGTTCTCCAAAGCCTACCCCGATAGTCTCAACATTCTACAAGTGGATAACGGGCGTTTTCACAGCAGTAAAGATTTAGTGGTGCCAGAGAATGTGATTTTATTGTTTCAACCTGCTTACTGCCCAGAGTTAAATCCGATTGAAAGGTTGTGGGAATACCTCAAGGCAGATTTGAAGTGGGCTTCGTTCAAAACGCTAGAGCAACTCCAAGCGAAGGTCGATCAACTCCTGGCTCAATTGACTCCAGAAGTTATTGCTTCGATCACAGGATATTCCTTCATCCTGAATGCCCTATCTGCCCTGAACCCCATTTAA